In Solanum stenotomum isolate F172 chromosome 6, ASM1918654v1, whole genome shotgun sequence, one DNA window encodes the following:
- the LOC125866673 gene encoding rust resistance kinase Lr10-like, which translates to MAITSFVSFLLSLLVILVQAKGRNASTCPKSFSCGNFTDLKFPYSLPTQPDCGIIFMSGCDAKPFPRIQLVPGGEWYYALEMHDSSVWLGDRKLQTTLTQHKCQAFNKTFSLPYSPSISFNMINSNNFFKCSSSSNNVHNITQKKNNHFVGYNMYSGCEGFSIYYKLSDEYIGADTIPTNCSLIRLPIQSGHGDLFNRLGPEILVEWKLSDECNECHYGGGQCQTDKTNKFSCHKVEGTKFSLMGHDFIFFTTGASLSTVGLLALLLFCFREKKLWYKYLIRLWESNAEDHQKVEEFLKNYGSYAPNRYNYTDIKRITNRFRSRLGQGGFGKVYRGSLRNGSQVAVKVLNELKGSGEDFINEVASISRTSHVNVVSLVGFCFEGHKRALVYEFMPNGSLEKFIYEERSNGVRQLGWPILYKIALGIARGLEYLHRGCNTRILHFDIKPHNILLDEDFCPKISDFGLAKMCMKQESIVSMLGPRGTIGYIAPEIVCRNLGGVSHKSDVYSYGMMVLEMVGGRKNVDVRVDRTSEIYFPHWLYRRIELDEELQLIGIMNEEENECARKMVIASLWCIQTDPSNRPSMSKVVEMLEGKLDSLQMPHKPYLFSPSRSEVDSSIIELTTTT; encoded by the exons ATGGCTATCACTTCATTTGTAAGCTTTCTTCTATCTTTACTCGTGATCTTAGTTCAGGCAAAGGGAAGAAATGCTTCAACTTGTCCAAAGTCCTTTTCATGTGGAAATTTTACTGACCTGAAATTTCCTTACTCTCTTCCCACACAACCCGATTGTGGAATAATATTCATGTCTGGTTGTGATGCTAAACCATTTCCAAGAATCCAACTAGTTCCTGGAGGAGAATGGTACTATGCTTTAGAGATGCATGATTCATCAGTTTGGCTTGGTGACCGGAAGCTTCAAACAACGTTGACACAACACAAGTGCCAGGCGTTTAACAAAACTTTCTCCCTTCCATACTCTCCTTCTATTTCTTTCAATATGATTAATAGTAACAACTTCTTCAAATGCAGCAGTAGCAGTAATAATGTCCATAACATTACGCAGAAGAAGAACAATCATTTTGTGGGTTATAATATGTACAGTGGCTGTGAAGGCTTTAGCATATATTACAAGCTTTCCGATGAATACATAGGAGCAGACACTATTCCTACCAACTGTTCACTTATCAGATTGCCGATTCAGTCAGGTCATGGTGATTTGTTCAACAGGTTAGGTCCCGAAATTCTAGTAGAATGGAAACTGTCTGATGAATGTAATGAATGTCATTATGGTGGAGGTCAATGCCAGACTGATAAAACCAACAAATTTTCTTGTCATAAAG TTGAGGGAACAAAATTTTCTCTGATGGGGcatgatttcattttttttaccaCAGGTGCAAGTTTGTCTACTGTTGGACTGTTGGCTTTACTACTCTTTTGCTTCAGAGAAAAAAAGTTGTGGTACAAATACCTCATCAGGTTATGGGAATCTAATGCTGAGGATCACCAAAAAGTTGAAGAATTCTTAAAGAATTATGGATCATATGCTCCAAACAGATACAATTATACAGACATCAAACGGATCACCAATCGCTTCAGAAGCAGACTAGGCCAAGGAGGATTTGGTAAAGTATACAGAGGAAGTTTGCGTAACGGGAGTCAAGTGGCAGTAAAGGTCCTGAATGAACTAAAAGGCAGTGGTGAAGATTTCATTAACGAAGTGGCAAGTATTAGCAGAACATCACATGTTAACGTTGTGAGCCTTGTGGGATTTTGTTTTGAGGGTCACAAAAGAGCTCTTGTGTATGAGTTCATGCCAAATGGATCTCTTGAAAAGTTTATCTATGAGGAAAGATCTAATGGAGTTCGCCAATTAGGCTGGCCAATATTGTACAAAATTGCATTAGGCATTGCTCGAGGATTAGAGTACTTGCACCGTGGTTGTAACACTCGGATTTTGCATTTTGATATAAAGCCTCATAATATCCTACTTGATGAAGATTTTTGTCCTAAGATCTCTGACTTTGGTCTAGCCAAAATGTGCATGAAACAAGAGAGCATTGTGTCAATGTTAGGTCCACGAGGGACTATCGGTTATATTGCTCCAGAAATTGTTTGTAGAAACTTGGGAGGTGTGTCTCACAAGTCTGATGTCTATAGCTATGGGATGATGGTCCTAGAGATGGTTGGAGGAAGAAAGAATGTTGATGTTAGAGTTGATCGCACGAGTGAAATCTACTTTCCACATTGGCTCTATCGACGAATTGAACTAGACGAAGAGCTTCAATTAATCGGAATAATGAATGAAGAGGAGAACGAATGTGCAAGAAAGATGGTGATAGCGAGTTTATGGTGCATACAGACTGATCCCTCAAATCGACCATCGATGAGCAAGGTTGTGGAAATGTTAGAAGGGAAACTAGACTCTTTGCAAATGCCTCACAAGCCTTATCTATTTTCTCCCTCAAGATCAGAGGTAGATTCATCAATAATAGAActgacaacaacaacatag
- the LOC125866672 gene encoding LEAF RUST 10 DISEASE-RESISTANCE LOCUS RECEPTOR-LIKE PROTEIN KINASE-like 2.1 — MNQEKRYILIASLNFCVFCFILQIDKCCAVDPQFVVCNKSVNCRYGPRISFPFYIEDVQESYCGYPGFGLNCSEQGFPVVHITGNEYIVEDISYQDDIFQIKNSVFNITTSNGCVSDIKNVSLDHRPFKFVKESRIYLLSKCNGSISEDLLKHRIGFGCGGENENDWGYAMFADDESFESALQVCEKHVMAPVEMLGDEGSNRFIDYQVLLRRGFRLSWISSNCSECAESGGRCGFDVIDYKFECFCTDRPHASSCQPSKAKSNLGLILGTVFSCIGVVILLFCLRKNIFWHKNLRFWESIAEDHRNIEAFLKNSGSYAPKRYSYTDIQRITSHFKNKLGQGGFGNVYRGSLRNGSQVAVKVLNELKGSGEDFINEVASISRTSHVNIVSLVGFCFEGHKRALLYEFMPNGSLEKFIYEEISDGVRQLGWQILYEIALGIARGLEYLHRGCNTRILHFDIKRHNILLDEDFCPKISDFGLAKLCIKKESIVSMLGPRGTIGYIAPEVVCRNLGGVSHKSDVYSYGMMVLEMVGGRKNVDVGVDRTSEIYFPHWLYRRIELDGELQLIGIMNEEENECARKMVIASLWCIQTDPANRPSMSKVVEMLEGKLDSLQMPPKPYLYSPSRSEVDSSKIELTTTTTTTTYLV, encoded by the exons ATGAACCAAGAAAAAAGGTATATCTTGATAGCATCATTAAACTTTTGTGTTTTCTGCTTCATTCTGCAAATAGATAAATGTTGTGCTGTTGATCCACAGTTTGTAGTATGTAATAAATCAGTAAATTGTAGATATGGTCCAAGAATAAGCTTTCCATTTTATATTGAAGATGTTCAAGAATCTTATTGTGGGTACCCTGGATTTGGGCTAAATTGTAGTGAGCAAGGGTTTCCTGTTGTACATATTACTGGAAATGAGTATATAGTTGAAGATATTTCATACCAAGATGATATTTTTCAGATTAAAAATTCAGTCTTTAACATTACTACAAGCAATGGTTGTGTTTCTGATATCAAGAATGTGTCACTCGATCATCGCCCTTTTAAGTTTGTTAAGGAATCAAGAATTTACTTGTTGTCAAAGTGTAATGGATCGATATCCGAGGATCTTTTGAAGCACAGGATTGGTTTTGGTTGTGGTGGAGAAAATGAGAATGATTGGGGTTATGCAATGTTTGCTGATGATGAGAGCTTTGAGTCTGCATTACAAGTGTGTGAAAAACATGTAATGGCACCAGTAGAAATGCTTGGAGATGAGGGAAGTAATCGATTTATTGACTATCAAGTGCTACTGAGAAGGGGGTTTAGATTGAGCTGGATTTCAAGTAACTGCAGTGAGTGTGCAGAAAGTGGAGGACGTTGCGGATTTGATGTTATCGATTATAAATTCGAATGTTTCTGCACTGACAGGCCTCATGCATCGAGTTGCCAACCTTCCA AAGCAAAAAGTAACTTGGGACTGATACTAGGCACAG TTTTCTCTTGCATCGGAGTCGTGATTTTGCTCTTCTGcttgagaaaaaacattttctGGCACAAAAATCTCAGGTTTTGGGAATCTATAGCTGAGGATCACCGAAATATTGAAGCATTTCTGAAGAACTCTGGGTCATATGCTCCAAAAAGATACAGCTATACAGACATCCAGCGAATCACCAGTCACTTCAAAAACAAACTAGGCCAAGGAGGATTTGGTAATGTATACAGAGGAAGTTTGCGTAACGGGAGTCAAGTGGCAGTAAAGGTCCTGAATGAACTAAAAGGCAGTGGTGAAGATTTTATTAACGAAGTGGCAAGTATTAGCAGAACATCACATGTTAACATCGTGAGCCTTGTGGGATTTTGTTTTGAGGGTCACAAAAGAGCTCTTTTATATGAGTTCATGCCAAATGGATCTCTTGAAAAGTTTATTTATGAGGAAATATCTGACGGAGTTCGCCAATTAGGCTGGCAAATATTGTATGAAATTGCATTAGGCATTGCTCGAGGATTGGAGTACTTGCACCGTGGTTGTAACACTCGGATTTTGCATTTTGATATAAAGCGTCATAATATCCTACTTGATGAGGATTTTTGTCCAAAGATCTCCGACTTTGGTCTTGCCAAACTATGCATAAAAAAGGAGAGTATCGTGTCAATGTTAGGTCCACGAGGTACTATAGGCTATATTGCTCCAGAAGTTGTTTGCAGAAACTTGGGAGGTGTCTCTCACAAGTCTGACGTCTATAGCTATGGAATGATGGTCCTAGAGATGGTTGGAGGAAGAAAGAATGTTGATGTTGGAGTTGATCGTACAAGTGAAATCTACTTTCCACATTGGCTCTATCGACGAATTGAACTAGACGGAGAGCTTCAACTAATCGGGATAATGAATGAAGAGGAGAACGAATGTGCAAGAAAGATGGTGATAGCGAGTTTATGGTGCATACAGACTGATCCTGCAAATCGACCATCGATGAGCAAGGTTGTGGAAATGTTAGAAGGGAAACTAGACTCTTTGCAAATGCCTCCCAAGCCTTACCTATATTCTCCCTCAAGATCAGAG